A single window of Silvimonas iriomotensis DNA harbors:
- the uraD gene encoding 2-oxo-4-hydroxy-4-carboxy-5-ureidoimidazoline decarboxylase yields the protein MATLYTLAGLSTFSQPEFVAALGDLYEHSPWVAADAWQARPFTSVAALQTALSQSMRAAGADQQLALIRAHPELVGRAAVRGELTQDSRSEQAGAGLDQCSAEEFAQIQLLNAAWQQKFGFPFVIAVRGLDRATIIARMQERLAHDAPAEMAEALNQIDRIAALRLAQRLADH from the coding sequence ATGGCCACCCTTTATACTCTTGCCGGTTTATCCACGTTCTCGCAGCCAGAGTTTGTCGCTGCCCTGGGCGATTTGTATGAGCACTCGCCCTGGGTGGCCGCCGATGCCTGGCAAGCCAGACCCTTTACCAGCGTGGCGGCTTTGCAGACGGCCTTGAGCCAGAGCATGCGCGCAGCCGGCGCAGATCAGCAGCTGGCGCTGATTCGCGCCCACCCTGAGCTGGTAGGTCGCGCGGCGGTGCGTGGCGAACTCACGCAGGATTCCCGGTCAGAACAAGCCGGCGCCGGGCTTGATCAATGTTCGGCGGAGGAGTTCGCGCAGATCCAGTTGCTCAACGCGGCCTGGCAACAGAAGTTTGGCTTTCCCTTTGTGATTGCCGTGCGTGGGCTGGACCGCGCCACCATCATTGCCCGCATGCAGGAACGCCTGGCGCATGACGCGCCCGCAGAAATGGCCGAAGCGCTGAACCAGATCGACCGCATAGCAGCCCTGCGTCTGGCCCAGCGTCTTGCGGATCATTAA
- the uraH gene encoding hydroxyisourate hydrolase codes for MGKLSVHVLDTAHGQPAGGMRLRLLRITPAGPQSVFEGHTNKDGRVDQPLLSGDLFTAGVYELQFEVAAYFRLQRVALPDPPFLDIVVLRFGIANPAAGYHVPLLVSPWSYSTYRGS; via the coding sequence ATGGGCAAGCTCTCGGTTCATGTTCTGGATACAGCGCACGGCCAGCCGGCGGGGGGCATGCGCCTGCGCTTGCTGCGCATTACCCCGGCGGGCCCGCAAAGCGTGTTTGAGGGGCATACCAATAAAGATGGCCGCGTCGATCAGCCGCTGTTGAGCGGCGATTTGTTCACCGCCGGTGTCTATGAACTGCAGTTTGAAGTCGCCGCCTATTTCAGGCTGCAGCGCGTGGCCCTGCCCGATCCTCCGTTCCTGGATATTGTTGTGCTGCGTTTTGGCATTGCCAATCCGGCTGCAGGCTATCACGTGCCACTGCTGGTCTCGCCGTGGAGCTACTCCACCTACCGCGGGAGCTAG